One Streptomyces sp. NBC_01217 genomic region harbors:
- a CDS encoding nucleotide pyrophosphohydrolase, with the protein MTELDVRALQQRLAAFAAARDWEQYHTPKNLAAALSVEASELVEIFQWLTPEQSARVMETPETAHRVADEVADVLAYLLQFCEVLGIDALAALSQKIDRNETRFPVPDRPDTSEPPDRHSAE; encoded by the coding sequence GTGACAGAACTTGATGTACGGGCCCTTCAGCAACGGCTCGCCGCGTTTGCGGCCGCACGGGACTGGGAGCAGTACCACACCCCGAAGAACCTGGCGGCGGCGCTGAGCGTCGAGGCGTCCGAACTGGTCGAGATCTTCCAGTGGCTGACGCCTGAACAGTCGGCGCGGGTGATGGAGACGCCCGAGACGGCGCACCGGGTGGCGGACGAGGTCGCGGATGTTCTCGCCTATCTGCTGCAGTTCTGCGAGGTGTTGGGGATCGATGCGCTGGCCGCGCTGTCGCAGAAGATCGACCGGAACGAGACCCGATTTCCGGTGCCGGACCGTCCGGACACCTCCGAACCCCCAGATCGTCACTCTGCGGAGTGA
- a CDS encoding DUF6099 family protein translates to MEAERLVGVSRRALAQSRGTPDIIAEAWQAQALAQAIGSRLAVDGPKELRGEARGLSEIGGRSGGALDHPAARAGVARAAQLSELAEPRATLTGLGTLLGEVGMALVGVACETDEQGLYWQCMEAIDAADESMDRVHGMLRRLDEQDRERQQDLERGRERDGPYGAVRGPAGSAAGQP, encoded by the coding sequence ATGGAAGCGGAGCGGCTTGTGGGAGTCAGCCGACGTGCTCTGGCACAGAGCCGAGGCACGCCGGACATCATCGCCGAGGCATGGCAGGCCCAGGCACTTGCTCAGGCGATCGGCAGCCGCCTGGCGGTGGACGGGCCCAAGGAACTACGGGGGGAGGCGCGCGGGCTCAGCGAGATCGGCGGCAGGAGCGGCGGGGCGCTGGATCACCCGGCGGCGAGGGCCGGAGTGGCGCGCGCCGCGCAGCTGTCCGAACTCGCAGAACCGAGGGCGACGCTGACGGGGCTGGGCACACTGCTCGGGGAGGTGGGGATGGCCCTGGTCGGGGTGGCCTGTGAGACCGACGAGCAGGGGCTGTACTGGCAGTGCATGGAGGCGATCGACGCGGCCGACGAGTCCATGGACCGGGTGCACGGAATGCTCCGCCGCCTCGACGAGCAGGACCGGGAGCGGCAGCAGGATCTGGAGCGCGGCCGGGAGCGGGACGGCCCGTACGGAGCGGTCCGCGGACCGGCTGGCTCGGCGGCGGGCCAGCCGTGA
- a CDS encoding LLM class F420-dependent oxidoreductase → MDLRIFTEPQQGASYDTLLTVAKAAEDLGFDAFYRSDHYLRMGPGDGLPGPTDAWITLAGLARETKRIRLGTLMTAGTFRLPGVLAIQVAQVDQMSGGRVELGLGAGWFEEEHKAYGIPFPKEKFGRLEEQLEIVTGLWATEIGKTFSFDGTYYQLTDSPALPKPAQAKVPVLIGGHGATRTPRLAAQYADEFNIPFASLEDSEKQFGRVREAAKAAGRGPEDMVYSNALVVCVGRNDAEVARRASVIGREVAELKANGLAGSPAEVVDKIGRYGAIGSSRIYLQVLDLDDLEHLELISSQVQSQLT, encoded by the coding sequence ATGGATCTTCGAATCTTCACCGAGCCCCAGCAAGGGGCGAGCTACGACACCCTCCTCACCGTCGCCAAGGCTGCCGAGGATCTCGGCTTCGACGCCTTCTACCGCTCCGACCACTACCTCCGCATGGGCCCGGGGGACGGACTGCCCGGCCCGACCGACGCGTGGATCACCCTGGCCGGGTTGGCGCGCGAGACCAAGCGGATCAGGCTCGGCACGCTGATGACCGCCGGGACCTTCCGGCTCCCCGGTGTGCTCGCCATCCAGGTCGCGCAGGTCGACCAGATGTCCGGCGGACGCGTCGAGCTCGGCCTCGGCGCGGGCTGGTTCGAGGAGGAGCACAAGGCCTACGGCATTCCGTTCCCCAAGGAGAAGTTCGGCAGGCTGGAGGAGCAGCTGGAGATCGTCACCGGACTGTGGGCGACCGAGATCGGCAAGACGTTCAGCTTCGACGGCACCTACTACCAGCTGACCGACTCGCCCGCGCTGCCCAAGCCGGCGCAGGCCAAGGTGCCGGTTCTGATCGGCGGTCACGGTGCGACGCGTACACCACGACTTGCCGCTCAGTACGCGGACGAGTTCAACATCCCCTTCGCATCGCTGGAGGACAGTGAGAAGCAGTTCGGCCGGGTCAGGGAGGCGGCAAAGGCGGCCGGCCGCGGACCGGAAGACATGGTGTACTCCAACGCCCTGGTGGTCTGCGTCGGCAGGAACGACGCCGAGGTGGCGCGGCGCGCCTCCGTCATCGGCCGTGAGGTGGCGGAGCTGAAGGCGAACGGGCTCGCGGGCTCGCCCGCCGAGGTGGTCGACAAGATCGGCAGGTACGGCGCGATCGGGTCGTCCCGGATCTACCTCCAGGTCCTGGATCTGGACGACCTGGAGCACCTGGAGCTGATCTCCTCCCAGGTCCAGTCCCAGCTCACCTGA
- the mmuM gene encoding homocysteine S-methyltransferase, translated as MQPVRSVGGPPARALDRALAEGTVLLDGGLSNQLEAQGCDLSDALWSARLLADGPGQIEAAHMAYVRAGAQVLITASYQATFEGFERRGIGRARAAELFARSVRLARRAAGAVEAGREVWVAASVGPYGAMLADGSEYRGRYGLSVRELERFHRPRVQALAAAEPDALALETVPDIDEAEALLRAVEGCGLPVWLSYSVVGDRTRAGQPLEAAFALASGDERVLAVGVNCCDPADADRAVRVAAEVAGKPVVVYPNSGERWDAGGRAWVGESTFDPGKVRAWQDAGARLVGGCCRVGPDTIAKLAGQLRATAADEGKGDEGKGGEGKGGERKAGERRGSSAVDT; from the coding sequence GTGCAACCCGTCCGGTCAGTCGGCGGTCCGCCCGCCCGTGCGCTCGATCGCGCCCTCGCGGAGGGCACGGTCCTGCTCGACGGCGGCCTCTCCAATCAGTTGGAGGCGCAGGGCTGCGATCTGTCCGACGCCTTGTGGTCGGCCCGGCTGCTGGCCGACGGGCCGGGACAGATCGAGGCTGCGCACATGGCCTATGTGCGGGCGGGTGCACAGGTGCTCATCACGGCCAGTTATCAGGCGACCTTCGAGGGGTTCGAGCGGCGGGGGATCGGACGGGCCCGAGCTGCGGAGCTGTTCGCCCGCAGTGTGCGGCTGGCGCGGCGGGCGGCCGGTGCGGTGGAGGCGGGGCGGGAGGTCTGGGTCGCCGCATCGGTCGGCCCGTACGGGGCGATGCTGGCAGACGGCAGTGAGTACCGGGGCCGGTACGGGCTCTCCGTCCGGGAGCTTGAGCGGTTCCACCGGCCCCGGGTCCAGGCGCTGGCCGCCGCAGAGCCCGATGCGCTGGCGCTGGAGACAGTGCCGGACATCGACGAGGCCGAGGCGCTGCTGCGGGCGGTCGAGGGATGCGGGCTGCCCGTCTGGCTCTCGTACAGCGTGGTGGGGGACCGGACCAGGGCGGGGCAGCCGCTGGAGGCGGCCTTTGCCCTTGCCTCGGGGGACGAGCGTGTGCTGGCCGTCGGGGTCAACTGCTGTGATCCGGCGGATGCGGACCGGGCGGTGAGGGTGGCGGCGGAGGTGGCCGGGAAGCCGGTCGTCGTCTATCCGAACAGCGGTGAGCGGTGGGATGCAGGCGGCCGGGCATGGGTCGGCGAATCCACGTTCGATCCGGGGAAGGTACGGGCCTGGCAGGACGCGGGCGCCCGGCTGGTCGGCGGCTGCTGCCGGGTCGGCCCGGACACCATCGCGAAGCTTGCCGGGCAGCTCCGCGCAACGGCGGCAGACGAAGGAAAGGGAGACGAAGGAAAGGGAGGCGAAGGAAAAGGAGGCGAAAGGAAGGCAGGCGAAAGGAGGGGCAGCAGTGCCGTGGACACATGA
- a CDS encoding 3' terminal RNA ribose 2'-O-methyltransferase Hen1, translated as MFLTISTTGNPERPATDLGFLLHKHPEKAQTFSTSHGTAHVFYPEASAERCTAALLLEVDPVALVRRGTGKGRGGAPDAALAQYVNDRPYAASSLLSVAMSTVFKTALSGVCRALPERAQAPLPLRIEVPALPARGGAELVRKLFGPLGWTSVDVVAVPLDKQFPEWGDSRYVRLVLEGELRLADALRQLYVLLPVLDDAKHYWVAPDEVDKLLRAGEGWLATHPEQKLITSRYLSRRWGLTRQAMQRLELVRLAESDDLDVDSIDNAVDETTDTEEKPVPLAEQRRTAILDALRAAGASRVLDLGCGQGQLVQALLKDVGFTEIVGVDVSIRALTIASRRLKLDRMGERQAARVTLQQGSLTYTDKRLKGYDAAVLSEVIEHLDLPRLPALEYAVFGSARPRTVLVTTPNVEYNVRWETLPAGHVRHGDHRFEWTRAEFRDWAQEVARRHGYGVDFVPVGLDDPEVGPPTQMAVFTMTAADETGSRTTSRTRLRTQTETETQTGTQTGTQTGTQTGTQTGTQTGTQTGTQTGTRTEKEARVA; from the coding sequence GTGTTCCTGACAATCAGCACGACAGGCAATCCGGAACGTCCCGCTACCGATCTCGGCTTCCTGCTGCACAAGCATCCCGAGAAGGCGCAGACGTTCTCCACCTCGCATGGCACCGCGCATGTCTTCTATCCCGAGGCATCCGCCGAGCGCTGCACAGCGGCGCTCCTGCTGGAGGTGGATCCCGTGGCGCTGGTGCGGCGCGGCACGGGCAAGGGCCGGGGCGGTGCTCCCGACGCGGCGCTCGCGCAGTACGTCAACGACCGCCCGTACGCGGCGTCCTCGCTGCTCTCCGTCGCGATGAGCACGGTTTTCAAGACCGCGCTGAGCGGGGTGTGCCGGGCCCTGCCCGAACGTGCGCAGGCGCCGCTCCCGCTGCGGATCGAGGTGCCCGCACTGCCGGCGCGCGGTGGCGCGGAACTGGTGCGCAAGCTCTTCGGGCCGCTCGGCTGGACGAGCGTGGATGTTGTGGCCGTACCTCTGGACAAGCAGTTCCCGGAGTGGGGGGACTCGCGGTATGTACGTCTGGTGCTGGAAGGCGAGTTGCGGCTGGCGGACGCGTTGCGGCAGTTGTATGTCCTGCTGCCGGTGCTCGACGACGCCAAGCACTACTGGGTCGCACCGGACGAGGTGGACAAGCTGTTGCGGGCCGGCGAGGGCTGGCTGGCCACTCACCCCGAGCAGAAGCTGATCACCAGCCGCTATCTGTCCCGGCGCTGGGGGCTGACCCGGCAGGCGATGCAGCGGCTCGAACTGGTGCGGCTCGCAGAGTCGGACGACCTCGACGTCGACAGCATCGACAACGCGGTGGACGAGACGACCGACACCGAGGAGAAGCCGGTGCCGCTCGCCGAGCAGCGGCGCACCGCGATCCTCGACGCGCTGCGCGCCGCCGGGGCGAGCCGGGTCCTCGACCTGGGCTGCGGCCAGGGCCAGTTGGTGCAGGCACTGCTCAAGGATGTGGGCTTCACGGAGATCGTCGGCGTCGATGTCTCCATACGGGCCCTCACCATCGCTTCGCGGCGGCTGAAGCTGGACCGGATGGGGGAGCGGCAGGCCGCACGGGTCACGCTGCAGCAGGGCTCGCTCACCTACACCGACAAGCGGCTCAAGGGATATGACGCGGCTGTGCTCAGCGAGGTCATCGAGCACCTCGACCTGCCGAGGCTGCCCGCGCTTGAGTACGCCGTATTCGGTTCGGCCCGTCCGCGGACCGTCCTCGTGACGACGCCGAACGTGGAGTACAACGTCCGCTGGGAGACCCTTCCGGCCGGGCATGTGCGCCACGGCGACCACCGGTTCGAGTGGACCAGGGCCGAGTTCCGCGACTGGGCGCAGGAGGTGGCGCGGCGGCATGGATACGGGGTCGACTTCGTCCCCGTGGGCCTCGACGACCCCGAGGTGGGGCCGCCCACCCAGATGGCGGTGTTCACGATGACCGCAGCCGATGAGACCGGGAGCCGGACCACGAGCCGGACCCGGCTCCGGACCCAGACCGAAACAGAGACCCAGACAGGGACCCAGACAGGGACCCAGACTGGGACCCAGACAGGGACCCAGACAGGGACCCAGACAGGGACCCAGACTGGGACCCAGACCGGGACCCGGACCGAGAAGGAGGCGAGAGTCGCATGA
- a CDS encoding polynucleotide kinase-phosphatase, whose amino-acid sequence MTSTSRTLPVTDLSLVVLIGASGCGKSTFARRHFKPTEIVSSDFCRGLVADDENDQSASRDAFDVLHTIVGKRLAAGRLTVVDATNVQPDSRRQLVQLARSHDVLPIAIVLDLPEEVCIKRNAARPDRADMPRHVIQRHRRELRRSLRGLEREGFRKVHILRTEEEAEHAEVVLERRYNDLRHLTGPFDIIGDIHGCSSELESLLGKLGYVDGAHPEGRTAVFVGDLVDRGPDSPGVLRRVMSMVSAGNALCVPGNHENKLGRYLKGRQVQHTHGLAETIEQLDREDEKDPAFREQVREFIDGLVSHYVLDGGKLVVCHAGLPEKYHGRTSGRVRSHALYGDTTGETDEFGLPVRYPWAEEYRGRATVVYGHTPVPNTSWVNNTICLDTGAVFGGKMTALRWPERELVDVPAEKVWYEPAKPLTTEAPGGREGRPLDLADVHGRRIVETRHMGRIAVREENAAAALEVMSRFAADPRLLGYLPPTMAPTATSHEDGYLEHPAEAFAQYRADGVTEVVCEEKHMGSRAVALVCRDANAARERFGVGDTSHDSGSGGGPTGALYTRTGRPFLDDVALTEVILARVRTAVTAAGLWEEWGTDWVLLDAELMPWSLKAAGLLRSQYAAVGAASGAVLPEANAALAAAVARGVDVGALADRQQGRAADAAAFTEAYRRYCWSTQDLDGVRLAPFQILAVQGRSLASVPHDEQLAWLDRLVEHDPTGLLQVTRRIVVDTGDEASVRSGIDWWLEMTGRGGEGMVVKPLAALVRDGKDRLVQPGIKVRGREYLRIIYGPEYTRPENLERLRGRFLGHKRSLALREYALGLEALDRLADGEPLWRVHEAVFAVLALESEPVDPRL is encoded by the coding sequence ATGACCAGTACGTCGCGCACATTGCCGGTGACCGACCTCTCCCTCGTGGTCCTCATCGGAGCCAGCGGTTGCGGCAAGTCCACCTTCGCCCGCAGACACTTCAAGCCCACCGAGATCGTCTCCTCGGACTTCTGCCGCGGCCTGGTCGCCGACGACGAGAACGACCAGAGCGCCAGCCGTGACGCCTTCGACGTCCTGCACACCATCGTGGGCAAGCGGCTCGCCGCCGGGCGGCTGACGGTCGTGGACGCGACCAACGTCCAGCCCGACAGCCGCAGGCAGCTCGTCCAGCTGGCCCGCAGCCACGACGTGCTGCCCATCGCGATCGTCCTCGACCTGCCGGAAGAGGTCTGCATCAAGCGCAACGCGGCCCGCCCCGACCGCGCCGACATGCCGCGCCACGTCATCCAGCGCCACCGCCGCGAGCTGCGCCGCTCGCTGCGCGGCCTGGAGCGCGAGGGCTTCCGCAAGGTGCACATCCTGCGCACCGAGGAGGAGGCGGAGCACGCCGAAGTGGTGCTGGAGCGCCGCTACAACGACCTGCGCCACCTCACGGGCCCCTTCGACATCATCGGCGACATCCACGGCTGCAGTTCCGAGCTGGAGTCCCTGCTCGGCAAGCTCGGCTATGTCGACGGAGCGCACCCCGAAGGTCGTACGGCGGTCTTCGTCGGCGACCTCGTGGACCGAGGCCCCGACAGCCCCGGGGTACTGCGCCGCGTCATGTCCATGGTGTCGGCCGGCAATGCCCTGTGTGTGCCGGGCAACCACGAGAACAAGCTCGGCCGTTACCTCAAGGGACGCCAGGTCCAGCACACCCATGGACTCGCCGAGACCATCGAGCAGTTGGACCGCGAGGACGAGAAGGACCCGGCCTTCCGCGAGCAGGTGCGGGAGTTCATCGACGGACTCGTCAGCCACTACGTGCTCGACGGGGGCAAGCTCGTCGTCTGCCACGCCGGACTGCCCGAGAAGTACCACGGGCGCACCTCGGGGCGGGTCCGCTCGCACGCGCTGTACGGGGACACCACCGGCGAGACCGACGAGTTCGGCCTGCCGGTGCGCTATCCGTGGGCGGAGGAGTACCGCGGTCGTGCCACCGTGGTCTACGGCCACACCCCGGTGCCCAACACCTCCTGGGTCAACAACACCATCTGCCTGGACACCGGTGCGGTCTTCGGCGGGAAGATGACCGCGCTGCGCTGGCCGGAGCGCGAGCTCGTCGACGTACCGGCCGAGAAGGTCTGGTACGAGCCGGCCAAGCCGCTGACCACCGAGGCACCGGGCGGCAGGGAGGGCCGGCCGCTGGACCTCGCCGATGTGCACGGCCGCCGGATCGTGGAGACCCGGCACATGGGCCGCATCGCGGTCCGCGAGGAGAACGCCGCGGCGGCGCTCGAAGTCATGAGCCGGTTCGCCGCCGACCCACGGCTGCTCGGTTATCTCCCGCCGACCATGGCGCCCACCGCCACCTCGCACGAGGACGGCTATCTGGAGCACCCGGCCGAGGCCTTCGCGCAGTACCGGGCGGACGGCGTCACCGAGGTCGTGTGCGAGGAGAAGCACATGGGCTCGCGAGCGGTGGCCCTCGTCTGCCGCGACGCGAACGCCGCCCGCGAGCGGTTCGGCGTCGGGGACACCTCCCACGACTCCGGCTCCGGGGGAGGTCCGACCGGGGCGCTGTACACCCGCACCGGACGGCCGTTCCTCGACGACGTCGCACTCACCGAGGTGATCCTCGCCAGGGTGCGCACCGCCGTCACCGCCGCCGGACTCTGGGAGGAGTGGGGCACCGACTGGGTGCTGCTCGACGCCGAGCTGATGCCGTGGTCCCTCAAGGCGGCCGGACTGCTGCGCTCGCAGTACGCCGCGGTCGGCGCCGCGTCCGGGGCCGTCCTCCCGGAGGCCAACGCGGCCCTCGCTGCGGCGGTGGCCCGTGGAGTGGACGTGGGCGCTCTCGCGGACCGTCAGCAGGGACGGGCCGCGGACGCGGCGGCGTTCACCGAGGCGTACCGCCGCTACTGCTGGAGCACCCAGGACCTGGACGGGGTGCGGCTCGCGCCGTTCCAGATCCTCGCCGTACAGGGCCGCTCGCTGGCCTCCGTACCGCACGACGAGCAGCTGGCCTGGCTCGACCGGCTGGTCGAGCACGACCCGACGGGCCTGCTCCAGGTCACCCGCCGGATCGTCGTCGACACCGGTGACGAGGCATCGGTGCGCTCCGGCATCGACTGGTGGCTGGAGATGACCGGCCGCGGCGGTGAAGGCATGGTCGTCAAGCCGCTGGCCGCCCTCGTACGGGACGGAAAGGACAGGCTGGTCCAGCCGGGCATCAAGGTGCGAGGCCGGGAGTACCTCCGGATCATCTACGGCCCCGAGTACACCCGCCCGGAGAATCTGGAGCGGCTGCGCGGCCGGTTCCTGGGCCACAAGAGGTCGTTGGCGCTCCGGGAGTACGCGCTGGGGCTCGAAGCGCTGGACCGGCTGGCCGACGGGGAGCCGCTGTGGCGGGTCCACGAGGCGGTGTTCGCGGTGCTGGCCCTGGAGTCGGAGCCGGTCGACCCGCGGCTGTAG